TTGGTAATTAACCaatgtttgactgcacggttggtgcggggGCTGGGCAACCAGGTGCCGCGCAATGTGTGCGGGtgcgattctcgcacggagcaactctttgtgtgatctacaaattgttgtttcgggtctgggtgtcatgtgtatgtgaacttgcatgtttgtaaacgcacccacgacacaggagaaattacTTGTggctactttaaaaaaaaatttgtaaagctgatttatttataaactcaaAGAAAATGGTGTGAAGTTATCTGAAAGTTATTACTATTTTTGCTTATGAACATTAAAACTGGATGAAACAGAAACTCACCTTTgcgtttctttattaaattaatgcaaACTTGAGTGGATGCATCTTTTGTTTGTGAATTCTTACTTTTTGCAGTGTCTAGCTGTACTTGTAGGGCTAATATTTCTGCTTCTGTAatcaataaacattatttaatcagTTTCAAACAATAATTCCTGATACATGTGATGTGTAAGTAAAGATTTTATTGAATGATGTTATCAATCAAGCCTAATTCCATACCCAAAGTGATTTATTTCTTACTGGAATAAAATGACAGAGTATCTCAAGTCCAAAATACTACTTTAATCTAGTTAACTTACACTATTTGGAATCTGGAAGATTTTCGAGATACAAACTAAACTTACTCCATTGTGTTTTCTCCTGGACAAAATTATTCAAGTATATTATGGCCTTCTGAACTATTTCAACCTTCGGATACTGTACATCTTCACAATCCTCTGGATTATTACTTTTCTGTATGGCTTTGACAATTTCTCCAAGTTTATTTATTGCGTCGTTAAATTTGTTACGTCTAGCCCGTTCCCATTCCCGGCACCGACTGAAATAGGTTTAGGTAATGATTAATAAACGAGTAGAGGTTTAGATAATTAATTGTACAATTATTTTTCATCAAGATGTAAACAATGTTTTCATTTGGCAAGGACACTAATTTAAACCTTTACCTTTGTGTTCGTTTACTAGCTGCTACTTCCATAATCTAAAAACTTTAAGgatataatttatatgtaaattatttcatttgtcacttatttaatactaataattaagtataaccatttcattaatacaaaatacaatacataacacaCCATCGAATCATagatttttgacaatctaaattgattattaaGTGACACTGACAACATTGACGTTTTCACTTCGATTAGAGTGACAGCTGTCATTAAATAGTGAAGGAACGAAATAATCGCCTAAAATTAACCGTAAATATACAGTtacggtaaaatattttattttaaattttgactGAAAATTGTagaataattatctattttctGATTCTGATtcttataaatactaattataaaataaagaacaaaactAGATGGACTTTCCATTATTTGATTTCATCATTCACTTATGTAAATGAAATGaatatcaatttttataaaaagtaataataaataattcagcattataattttaaactcaaatatttgtatgttttttgaggtttaaattattaaaatcggttaaaacgattaatgaaatataattttccacTTGAATATATGTCAAAAATTTTATGAGTATGATACATCTCTAATTCtatttcattcatattcatttatcaaTTTCATTGGGACTTTTGAATTGGGTTTTTGTTATGATTCATTGTGTTTCCAATTAGTCATACAGTGTGTTAGTGTTAGAGTCGCAGACGTTGGTTTATCGTACTAAGTTTTgtgaatttaaattgttattttagataTTCAGGATGTCTTTGTATCCGTCTTTGGAAGATATGAAGGTGGATAGCATGGCTAGGGCTCAAATGGCCCAGCACCATGCGGCACCACCTTCGTACAGCCTGCCACCTTCCGCCCCTATGCCCAGCGCCCCTTCAGCTCATGTTTACCCAGCACTGGGAGACTATATGGGCCTTGAATTGTCTAGTGATGTTATTGCTCTGAATATGCCTGAATATCAAGTCCAAACTGtaagttctatttttttttataaatgttaaaatgtgGTGATTGTGTTTCAAGTGTAAAAAACATTTCGCAACTTTCCTAAAATTACTCACTAACCTTGTgtagtaggtaattaattatgtagaCATAACAGGATACTCACTGGCATACCTACTCTATTATGTTTTAGCTTACTATGTCTATcactgcaataaaataaaaagttgaaaTAGCCATTTTGTTGTGCAATGACTGAAAGAATACCAGTTTGTAAACTTTTTCAACATCAACAGGTTCAGCCACGCGGAACTGTGAGTAACCTGATAGCACCTTTGTCGTCTCAATCAACGACTTTAGCTAAGGCTACGGTTACTGGAGCTATACGACCAGTTGTATTGTGTAAAGACAAAGATGGAAAGTGTGGTTTGAGGCTGCACTCTGTCAACAATGGAATATTTGTGTGCTATGTTGCTGCCAACAGTCCCGCTGCTATGGCTGGGCTCAGATTTGGAGACCAAATATTGGAGATCAATAACATAGCACTAGCTGGAATGACAATGGACCAATGTCACGCAATACTTAAGAAGTCTCCTGCTAATGGAATCTCGATGGCTGTTCGTGATAGGTGAGTTGAATTACccacatttctttttatataatttactcTGATTTATTTTTACCCTATTCATGTTTTGTTGTCAAATTGGACAATTTAAATATCTGTTTGTATTTTTCAGACCATTTGAGAGGACAATAACTCTTCACAAGGATTCTCTGGGCCATGTTGGCTTCCAGTTCAAAGATGGCAGGATAGTTGGCCTCGTGAAGGACTCATCCGCAGCCCGCAATGGCTTGTTGACTGATCACCAGTTGTTGGAGATCAACACTGTAAATGTAGTGGGCATGAAAGATAAGGAAATATCTAGAGTGATTGAAGCCAGCCCGTCGGTGGTAAACATCACAATCATACCCTGCTACATATATCAGCACATGATAAGCAAGTGAGTTATTTATCTGTTATGTTACAATGTTCTGTCTGTgtcagagtaatttaatagaGCAAGTATGCACTTTATTTAATACTGAACTGATCATCATATAGTTATGTGAAGGTAGGTATATTTGTACTTACATGTACTAATGTGTACCATCCTTTAGCTAGTTGCGTTGTAGTTGTTTGTTTCTATAGTCACAAAATGTGGTCAATTAAAGACTGGGTACAGTTTGATGCTGCACTATTGTGGAACTTACTTTTTCTCACATGTGAcaacctttaaaataaatatcaaattatttattgtaggttTATTACTAATGAGTAATAATGTGGTATCTGAATGTCAACTGTGTGCACATACACAGATAAATGATGtagttaatatttgtttgtgtattcatatttgtttattttatctctTGCAGAATGTCGTCGTCGTTATTCAAGGAATTGGATCGCACTCCCGCCGTTTAATATAAAGATCTATCAGATTGTTAATACATATACGCAAAGTCCCCAACTGCCGTGCATTTAGTAGgaaaatttttaaacaaaatatacaaacattaacataattgtTACTTAAAGTCTGATTCTGCACATATTAGGACTTTGTCGATTATTGTTACCTTTTGATCTAAAGTGTTTAGCTTTACGTGTCTCACATATTAGTTGTTTTAGGTATTTTACTAAAGTACACGATTGGCACCATTTTGAAATGTAGttgcaataattttatatgatttCGTAATGTAAGTGTTCCATCAATTGATTAGATATATGTTATGTTAAGTGTAATATCGTTATTTGTAGTGCTTGTATTAGTCAGTAAGGGCTGTGAAGTAATGCCAATGTGGTTTGATAGGAGTGTAACTAACAGACTGGTGTGCCGTGTGTCGCTGCTAACACGGTGCTTCTCTATGGAAATATGGCAGGTATACAGTGAGTAGCTGAAGGTAATTGTTCGTAATATTTTTCctatatacaatatttatataaatatgaaatcttttatttaagtCAATTGAATACTATTTTAGATTCCCTCCTTTAATGTGATGATATGTATTACGATGTAACTTCAATAGGTACATTCCCGTTTCGCCCGACTACACTCGTTTCCATAGTATAAATGTATTACGTATTTAGTTGTAAACAATGAAACATACTCGATGTTAGCAAGTGTAGAGTTAAATTCATGAGATTAAGATATTTtggtttaatgttattttagttaatacgCGGccatagaatttattttattatccatAGGTTAATATGTTTCTGTAcatttaaatagtaaaaaaaaaaataataaatattctagttacaaaatgtttctgataatcttcaaacaattatttacttGAGTACGATATGTcgaattttattgtattttaaatttaaatattttttatattcaataaatgatttcaaaaacatattattcaatatttttctttaacaatcCTTCCTTATTATCCcattttaaagcattaactgccgaaagaaaactgttgaagaatCTTTCGCTATGAATCGGTTAACAGTGTCCGACTCGTGTTACTGTTTTTTTTCAGAggcgtaaataaataaaaaacacgcaGAAGACAAAGcaggtaaaattaatattttttttttataaaagtaaaagttaagtatgtatgtataagtataacAATAAATTCACTATTAGTTCCTTGTAAATTCTAGTCTTATGTTGTAAATATCCGTAACGGGTTCTGGAATGTCCAGTTAGGTTTCAGGATGACTTCTGGGCAGGACCACGACTTTGGAATGAAGTAGCTGTCCGTCTCCAGCACCGGACAATTCCGCCGGGCGAAGTATTCCATCGGATACAAACTCCACAGGATTCCTAAAACgtaatgtaggtaagtattaaaattaactccttgactatattttttctttattctccGAAAAGATACGCAGAGGTTATCCCTATCACCgatgatgatattatttatacacctaTTTCTTTCTCTTTATTTGTCTTTTCTAAAAAATAACGGTGCCCTACCTTTATCTTGTGTCGTGTGGTGTTagtgtttacaaacaatttcacaaacacattacacccagactgATAAACAATCTGTAGATGACATAaagttctgtgcgggaatcgaacccgcgtcAGCCCAGCTTCTGCGTCAACTGTTGTACACTGGCCTTTCTCACAACAAACTACTGGGCTCGATCTTTGTAAAGATTAAATtgtagtaatattttgtatataaaattcaatgtaaaacCACCGTCTATTTCTTCCCCCCAATTTAAAAGACAATATAACCTATAAGTCTTCTCTCctgtgtaatagggggtgaacctatttcAGCTTTTCAATTATACAGATTTATTATTCGTAAACAACacctactaatattaaatttaaattcaagttCCATTTTCTgtttatgaacaaaataaacCGATTACGGAAATTAAACGCCAGTTTCCAGTTATCTTATTTGAACAGATTCGTAAAGTGAAATATAGGTAGACAGGTTGTTTAGTAGGTAAACTTCTCAGTTTATACTTGTTTCTTTGATTGGCAGTTCAGTTACGTAAATATTAGGTACCAATTCCtcgaagtacctacctattgtaTGATTTGTATTATAGACCCGTAAccgtaggtaggtaggtaggtaggtaggtaggttagtacctacctacgtttAATATAACAGTATATTGTTAAACTGCGTATGTCTTTGTCGtattagtaattaataactatataggtaggtagtcatcataattaaaatatagaaaatcaaATTGCTTTCCTTTTTTGAAAATCCTTATGCAACTAACACGCAGTGCGAACGCTTCGATAGAGTTATCATAGTCATAGAATAGAGCACCATCTCAACAGTTAGCTATTGTTGTTAGTGCATTCATTCCGCGTCCAATAATAAAACGATTTGAAACTAAACGAGGCTATTGTGTACCTAGAATGTAGGTTTTAGATGGTCCTCTTTGTAATCATCAAATACCTAgatgtagatagatagataacgTAGGTAGATATTACATTAATTCTTTTCtagaatcaacaaaaaaatcgtTAAATGTTTGATTTGCGGTATACGATTGTACTGATTCGGGAAATAGATTCCTAATTTCCTACATACGTATCCTTCCTTTTAAAACCACATTAGTTTGACgttataacataaatagctAGTTGCTAATTAcgtagttattataattaccgTTTCCTATGAAGAATGCGAGCCACATGATCAAATTGAATGCGTTAGGGAAGAGCTGGCCACTCTTTGCTGTGAGCGGCACCATCACGACGCCGATTAAACCAAATTCCACCAGCAGCACTGGGTAGAAGAAGCCGAAAGACAACGCTAGGATCACCTCGTGGGCTATGGCTGAAACCTGTGAATCAAACAAAGTTAGCTGGATTAACTCATGGCAAGATACCAACAGAAAACAACATCGATTGAGAATGGCCAATATCTTAAAATTGCATGTGGTATTTAAGAGCAAATTAGACTAATAAACTTAAATTGGATCTAATAATTAGGTACCCaacagtacctacatatattgaAGGACAAATGGGTATAGGTAGCAATCCTTACATAGGTAGCAATTTGTAGGTAAGTTCCTAGGCATATAAGTATGCTAATTCCATAGTGCATCGAAGATACCTTTTTAATTTGCAAGATAACAATGTTTACGCATTGTTCACGAGAGCCAGATATAATGGGAAGACAGCACCGATCTTCCAGTGGGGAGCCTCTTATCTTGTCACATGCACGGCCCTTTGCCCCTGACGCGAATCACAGGATCTTTGTTTATCTTTTGACCGCTAAAGAAAAAGCATTCGTCCtatcttttgttatttaaacTGATTAGGTACCTTATTCCTTTAATATTTAAGTTCTGAATCGGGTTTTATTGCTATCAAAACTGACAATCAGttattacaatgtacacctagtTTATTGTTGTGCAGTTTTTGTTTCCAGTCCAGTCAACAATAGTTATTGTCAATTGTCTAAGTAGGTGGAGTGTGCTCGGCTGTTGACCTCGTTAATATCTAATTAACAGTTCATGTAGGTCGGCGTTCAATTAGACATGAATTACTAGCACCGGATCAACATCTTATATCAATTAGTTTGATAAACGATGTTCTTACCAAATGGCGTATGTTTGTCCTTATCTATGCTGTACTATTCATCCATAAACGCAAAACATTTAGGTATTATCGTCACGTTCAATTAATAATGAAACGTGCTACGTTcctaattaggtatattttggaATGGTGCCCGGTTTTTCAGGTATTATAGTCACTTCTTACCAAGAATACGATGTATGTGGCTAGAGGACGTCCAGCTCGTGGGGCCAGAGGAATGTAGATGTGGTCTCGGAGCCAGGAGTGCACGACTCGGTTCCAACGACGATAGTACAGGGCGAACTGGGAAGTTGTCCACCAGTCCTGCAAATACATAAGTTTCGTGaggtgagacatactaaattaataattatggcGTAGCATTGCGACTGTCACCGCGTCGTATGTCACGGAATGCTGTTCTTGAATTTGAGTCTCTAGCttggcttgaaagtagtcgagttccttgtcaaacagttgcgtgagtaagccgataactatATCGAcgattaagaataaataaactttaaaggTTCAATAAGGTATAGATTTATATTTCCTTCACAGCGTAGagcaaattttaattatttacggAAATTGTGTAGTTTAAATTCTTGGTTTCGGTTGCATTTACAGACACTAAACACAACTTGGTAAAGAGTTTCTGTCAATATTATCATGGTTCCGTTCAttgaatgaaaacaaacatGGAACTGTTTTAGGTTTTTAAACAACATCTGATATTCTCCGTACAGTTTCGCCAGTTATCTAATTAGTGGTGGAATAGGAAGCAAGCGCAGTTAAACAACGAGCACAATTCCAAACATCGTgctattattgagaattttGGCATTCGAAAACATTCGACGGTCTAATGAGCGTAGGAATGTTTAGTACTGAAACGGTCTCTTCTCAATGTGAAATAGTGATTTTGTCAAATTGAGGAGGCTAGAACATAGCACCTTTCGCTCTGTAGACGCAGCAATTAATAAGCCAACATCAATGCACGAGGATTTTTTTATCCATTATTAAAAGAACGTTCTCCACACTAGGAATTCatcctgcgtcgtgggtgcgtttgcaaacatacaagttcacatacacataaaaccCAGACTCGAATCAACAATTTggagatcacacaaagagttgctccgcgcgggaatcgaacccgctatacgttatACGGCaggcagttgcccagccaccgcgccaaccatgcagtaataataatataaaagaggATAATCAGGTCACTTTtctaacaaaacaaattttaattgcCTAAATGGATCTGACTAAACTTTTCTATTATGTTGTGAATGCCTACTTTAGGTTTACAAACACAGGTTTATTTAATGGGCATGTAAAAAAGGACAACAAAATAAGACATAAGGAACATGGTACACTATTGCTACTCCTGGTGGAGTAACACTGTTTATTATCGTaatcgtaacgtcacgccttttgatCCCTtttaaaggggtaggcagaggtgcacattatggcacataatgccaatgtacacccacatttcacaatttatgttgtaagtcatgggacttacaacataaatgtaataggtggtgagcctattgccatttaccgggcatatttccagactccgtgctacaactgagaaattttcaagaaaccgaaaaagcccagtaaaactttgcccgacctgggaatcgaacccgagaccccttgcccggcagtcgcacttgcaaccactcggccaacgaggcagtcaatgaGGCACTGTTTATTACTCAGTCTTTATTAACATTAGGCACCTACATTACTTGACAAGCTTGAGTGCCAGCGGTCTGTTGGGAAGGTACTTAGGGGCACTCACTTCATATCATACAACTACTCAGGTTACCTAGCTATTACCTAGTGACGTTATGGTCCCGCTATTAACATTTACTTGGTACACTTTGGGCTAAAATAAGGGTACTATGACTATGATGGGCACTGTAACGTACCTAAGTAtgagtatttttgtaacaaaggACAACTCGAGATGAACTCACCAACCTATAATGGTTTTTTATAGTCTAGCCATTTTACTACatgataccttttttttttgagggggggggggtaTCCAATGACTGCTCtcaccttaggtgaggcgagacggAAGgcaagactcttactgactaaaaaccaccttgttcctattcctgtccttcgaaccgaagccccgataaacccggtaggtagtccgtaACTCCGGATGCTACATGATACCTGCGGTATAGGTAGCGTATTAGGATGCTACGCTTTCGCTTGTTCTTATACAAGATTGATATTATAGAGCATCATAAATCTTTACCTAATTCATATTAAAGTTTTCAAATTACGTTTACAAATGCTGGCATAGACACCTATTCATTAAATCTTCAAGAGTGGGTACTGAAAAGGTCCACCTACCTCATAGAACAGCCGGTCTCCAAACTTGAGCATCTCGGACCAGGCGTTGAGCCAGGCATGCAGTATACAGTAGAACCCACATAAGAAGGATATGACGCCCGGCAGCACACACGCAAACATACCTCGGACTACCGTGCCTGCTTCCACCTAGAAAGCAAAACAGAGATGGATACTATAAACAAAGTGATTGTAACAGGCGCTTAGAtaggtatgtaagtatataaaatgtactttctaaaacaattaaatcaatatcggtacaaatattaaatctaaatatctaattgaagattgaaGTGAATAGGAGGAACTTAGTTTCACTATTACAACAATACTTTTTCTAGTCATTCTGTACACAAAGTGAACAGTACCTATTGTTCATTTACCGGCTCTCTCAGATAATAATCAATACATATTTGCATTTTCTTCCCATAATATTTAACTAATGACTTTTTAATCCATTAAAAACGGTAACACGAGGTATAAATTATCGTGCACCATCCCATAAAAAGCAAAGTGTAATTAAAAGAGGGATTAACGCACCGTTTTCTCCTTCCCGTAGTCAGACCAGTAGGGCATGATGAATCTCTCCCAGAGAAAACAATTGTAGAATATAATCGCGGCTACTTCCAGGAAATGGAACACCACCAGACCCCATCTTATCTTCTTTGTTCTGTTTTtgtaaaacatacaatttaatcAGTTCACTACACCTGATTACACCTCTCCATCTACGTTCTCCGTTCCACTAAATTTACGGCGTGAAGTAtaaagaagtcggttaaatatcTGCTAGTCTAATTACATACTAGTGTGTAATGCGTAATTACACAATaatgtaaattacaaaaaagtGTATCTGAGATCGAACCCAAAACCCTTGACATTTCTTCGACCACATGACTGTAATATTATAGTGCTCGAGTTTCCTACGTGTTACATTTTCTGACAcgcaataaattacataatatattcgtGCAAAATTACATGCATGTAAaagtctatttatattttgaggTTTAATAAACGCTCCTCTGATAAATAATGATTCATTAACACGCAAAGGATAAATGTTTCACCTTACACACACGTTgctatatgtttgtaaataaagtgaATACGACGCGACGGTTCGCTTCACGCGCTTAATGACAGCAGGGTATGAATTTCATCGTGAAAGCAGGGATGCGGTGGTAATGACAACTAGGTATGAATACTAGCGGGGAAGCGACGATCGAGCGATTTACAGCCGCAAATACCAAATCAAATACCGCCGCCGACTGAACTATGTGGAATTACCATCTCACGAGTGTATAGGACAGGTATCGTGACAGCCCCGCTCCAATATGAACATATCAAAGTGTTGTGGATTTGCGGCTTTAATTAGGCATCATCACGTATTCTGAATGCGATACATTATTCCGCCGATATTTGAGTTAGTTTGTTGTCTAGCCCCTAGTTACTAGGGCAATACGAATTATTTGCTTTATTGTGCTCGAATAGTTAGCAACTATACAAACTTTGTACTAAAATAGATTCATCAAAGTTACTGGTAGATGTCTATTTTAGTTTAAACTGGAGACGTCCTCGAATTCTCACCATCAatgtaaatacttatttgtCTAATGTTCTGTCTTTTGTAACAGATTTGAATGTATGATTTTCTTTTGATAATTGTATAAACTTCTCTTTATTAACCATACAATAAACTCAATGGCTTCCCTTCTCTATAAGCAAGTGTAAGCTTCAATGGCTATAATTGGATTCAGTCAAACATCTCGCCTTTGCCTTACTCAGGATATTAGTGAGACGTGGAGTGTTTCTGCAAGTAACGTGCAGTTAATCTACCTGGGATATTGATCTCTGTAGAGGAGAGTTGGCGCGAACATGAAGTATACGTAGTGTTTGAAGGTCGGCAGCGGCAGGCCCCCGCTCAGACACCGCGGCCCGCAAGCCACAGATACTGACACTAGCTTCATCATGTAGCGGAACTGGAACAATCaaagtttatgttaattttgttaaagtATTGTTTCTGTAAACGTGAACATAGAATAATAGTCTTTATTTCGTCTGAcgacaacatt
This window of the Spodoptera frugiperda isolate SF20-4 chromosome 23, AGI-APGP_CSIRO_Sfru_2.0, whole genome shotgun sequence genome carries:
- the LOC118266859 gene encoding syntenin-1 → MSLYPSLEDMKVDSMARAQMAQHHAAPPSYSLPPSAPMPSAPSAHVYPALGDYMGLELSSDVIALNMPEYQVQTVQPRGTVSNLIAPLSSQSTTLAKATVTGAIRPVVLCKDKDGKCGLRLHSVNNGIFVCYVAANSPAAMAGLRFGDQILEINNIALAGMTMDQCHAILKKSPANGISMAVRDRPFERTITLHKDSLGHVGFQFKDGRIVGLVKDSSAARNGLLTDHQLLEINTVNVVGMKDKEISRVIEASPSVVNITIIPCYIYQHMISKMSSSLFKELDRTPAV
- the LOC118266858 gene encoding sterol O-acyltransferase 2, with protein sequence MTENGVARNRLKNGKKSEIPTVTNGDVLKENEFKVRESPLTELIQSSLHIRAIYNIFVVILLVLFCDTVIYDLVERGKINIGLGVIAAGFGDIRRGMKLLLYDFCVAMAFYPLLVAYSWVGKVTKKYPVLRPTVVMLGILGVIAVVMAVAVVPIVELGRKHLELGSSIAVTCEMFRYMMKLVSVSVACGPRCLSGGLPLPTFKHYVYFMFAPTLLYRDQYPRTKKIRWGLVVFHFLEVAAIIFYNCFLWERFIMPYWSDYGKEKTVEAGTVVRGMFACVLPGVISFLCGFYCILHAWLNAWSEMLKFGDRLFYEDWWTTSQFALYYRRWNRVVHSWLRDHIYIPLAPRAGRPLATYIVFLVSAIAHEVILALSFGFFYPVLLVEFGLIGVVMVPLTAKSGQLFPNAFNLIMWLAFFIGNGILWSLYPMEYFARRNCPVLETDSYFIPKSWSCPEVILKPNWTFQNPLRIFTT